The Aspergillus chevalieri M1 DNA, chromosome 5, nearly complete sequence genome includes a region encoding these proteins:
- a CDS encoding glucan 1,3-alpha-glucosidase ROT2 (BUSCO:EOG09260B3X;~CAZy:GH31;~COG:G;~EggNog:ENOG410PH3V;~InterPro:IPR025887,IPR000322,IPR017853,IPR011013, IPR013780,IPR030458,IPR033403;~PFAM:PF13802,PF17137,PF01055;~SECRETED:SignalP(1-29);~go_function: GO:0003824 - catalytic activity [Evidence IEA];~go_function: GO:0004553 - hydrolase activity, hydrolyzing O-glycosyl compounds [Evidence IEA];~go_function: GO:0030246 - carbohydrate binding [Evidence IEA];~go_process: GO:0005975 - carbohydrate metabolic process [Evidence IEA]) codes for MARSWPVSVRWTLLLLVVILGWLVVPGVTVKRESFKYCSQSGFCKRNRAYADEASAKGSSWSSPYELEPSSIQFKDSQLLGVIIKTISANEKVRLPLTVSFLESGAARVVIDEEKRLKGEIDLRHNSQVRKERYNEAEKWAVVGGLDLSKSATLNANTEEGLTKVLYGPGNSFQAVIRHAPFDVEFQRDGETHVQFNKQGYLNMEHWRPKLEPEEDSPEDQSTWWEETFDGNTDSKPRGPESIALDISFPGYSHVFGIPEHADSLSLRETRGGSGNHEDPYRLYNSDIFEYELNSPMTLYGAIPLMQAHRKGSTVGVFWLNAAETWIDIVKSSSSVNPLSLGVGSKTTTHSHWISEAGRLDVFVFLGPTPRDISKTYGELTGYTQLPQQFAIAYHQCRWNYVTDEDVKEVDAQFDKYQIPYDVIWLDVDYTDDRKYFTWDPMTFPNPISMEEQLDDSERKLVVLIDPHIKNEEGYFVSEEMKKQGFAVKNKDGNIYDGHCWPGASNWIDCFNPEAAKWWSTLYRYDKFKGSSPNVFIWNDMNEPSVFDGPEVTMPKDNIHWGNWEHRDIHNVNGVTLLNSTFKALTARKKGENRRPFILTRSYYAGAQRVAAMWTGDNQATWDHLAITLPMVLNNGISGFPFAGADVGGFFHNPGPELLTRWYQTGIWYPFFRAHAHIETRRREPYLISRPHRDYISQALRLRYQLLPAWYTAFHEASVNGTPIVRPQFYVHPTDEQGFTLDDQLYFGSTGLLTKPVVSEGANSVDIYISDDEKYYDYFDYTVYQGAKKRHTVPAPIEKVPLLMQSGHVIPRKDRPRRSSGLMKWDPYTLVITLDKNGEADGTLYVDDGESYEYQRGAYIRRNFHFQDSVLSSHDIGTKGPKTAEYLKTMANVKVEKIIVIDPPKEWRDKVSVTIIEDGATTGTTGSMQYFSQSTGKAPYAIVKKPDVCIGGTWRIEF; via the exons ATGGCCCGGAGCTGGCCAGTGTCCGTCCGATGGACGCTATTGCTCTTGGTGGTGATATTGGGATGGCTTGTGGTCCCTGGAG TAACCGTGAAGCGCGAAAGCTTCAAATACTGCTCGCAATCCGGCTTCTGTAAGCGAAACAGGGCGTACGCCGACGAGGCCTCCGCCAAGGGCTCATCCTGGAGCTCCCCATACGAACTCGAACCCTCGTCGATTCAATTCAAAGACTCTCAGTTACTCGGAGTCATCATCAAGACAATTTCCGCAAATGAGAAAGTCCGCCTGCCACTCACAGTATCCTTCCTCGAATCCGGTGCCGCGCGAGTCGTGATCGACGAGGAGAAGCGACTGAAGGGAGAAATTGATCTTCGACACAACAGTCAGGTCCGCAAAGAACGGTATAACGAGGCTGAGAAATGGGCTGTGGTTGGAGGATTGGACTTGAGCAAGTCCGCGACGCTGAACGCCAATACTGAGGAGGGCCTCACCAAGGTGCTCTACGGTCCCGGAAACTCATTCCAGGCAGTCATCCGTCACGCACCCTTCGATGTGGAATTTCAAAGGGACGGTGAAACACATGTTCAGTTCAACAAACAGGGATATTTGAACATGGAACATTGGCGGCCGAAGTTGGAGCCCGAAGAAGATAGCCCAGAGGACCAGAGCACATGGTGGGAAGAGACCTTTGATGGAAACACTGATTCCAAGCCTCGGGGCCCCGAGAGTATTGCTCTGGACATCTCATTCCCAGGCTACAGCCATGTTTTTGGGATTCCGGAGCATGCCGACTCGCTTTCTTTGCGGGAGACCAGGGGTGGCTCTGGAAACCATGAAGATCCGTACCGCTTGTATAATTCGGACATTTTCGAGTATGAGTTAAACAGCCCCATGACCTTGTATGGCGCCATTCCTCTGATGCAGGCACATCGGAAGGGCTCGACCGTCGGTGTATTCTGGCTCAATGCTGCCGAGACCTGGATTGACATTGTCAAGTCCAGCTCGTCTGTCAATCCGTTATCTCTGGGTGTGGGCTCCAAGACTACCACTCATAGCCACTGGATTTCGGAAGCTGGTCGGCTGGATGTATTTGTTTTCCTGGGGCCTACGCCCCGAGACATCAGCAAAACCTATGGAGAACTCACTGGATACACACAGCTGCCCCAGCAGTTTGCTATCGCATACCACCAGTGTCGCTGGAACTATGTCACAGATGAAGATGTCAAGGAAGTAGACGCCCAGTTTGACAAGTACCAAATTCCTTATGATGTTATCTGGCTTGACGTCGACTACACTGATGACCGAAAGTATTTTACCTGGGATCCGATGACATTTCCTAATCCCATCAGTATGGAAGAGCAGCTCGATGATTCGGAGCGTAAGCTTGTGGTCCTCATTGACCCTCATATTAAGAATGAGGAAGGCTACTTTGTCTCcgaagaaatgaagaaacaAGGATTTGCTGTTAAGAACAAGGACGGGAATATCTACGATGGACACTGTTGGCCGGGCGCCTCCAACTGGATCGACTGCTTCAACCCCGAAGCTGCCAAGTGGTGGTCCACGTTGTACAGGTATGACAAGTTTAAGGGCTCATCTCCGAATGTCTTTATTTGGAACGATATGAACGAACCTTCTGTTTTCGATGGACCCGAAGTCACGATGCCCAAGGACAACATCCACTGGGGCAACTGGGAGCACCGTGATATCCACAATGTAAACGGTGTGACCCTGCTGAACTCCACCTTTAAAGCGCTGACTGCCCGTAAGAAGGGCGAGAACCGACGTCCATTCATTCTGACTCGGTCTTACTACGCTGGAGCTCAGCGAGTGGCTGCCATGTGGACCGGAGATAACCAAGCCACGTGGGACCATCTGGCTATTACGCTTCCTATGGTCTTGAACAATGGTATCTCTGGCTTCCCGTTTGCTGGCGCTGATGTTGGCGGCTTCTTCCACAACCCGGGTCCGGAGCTCTTGACTAGGTGGTATCAAACCGGTATTTGGTACCCATTCTTCCGCGCACATGCCCACATCGAGACCCGCAGGCGAGAGCCATACCTGATCAGCCGACCTCACCGCGACTATATTTCCCAGGCGCTTCGCTTGAGATACCAGCTTTTGCCCGCGTGGTACACCGCTTTCCACGAAGCCTCCGTCAACGGGACTCCGATCGTAAGACCGCAGTTCTACGTGCATCCAACTGACGAGCAAGGTTTTACTCTCGATGATCAGCTCTACTTCGGATCTACTGGTCTGCTGACCAAGCCTGTCGTTTCCGAGGGTGCAAACTCTGTGGACATCTACATCTCAGATGATGAGAAGTATTACGACTACTTCGACTACACCGTTTACCAGGGCGCGAAGAAGAGACACACGGTTCCTGCTCCCATCGAGAAGGTTCCGCTTTTGATGCAGAGTGGTCATGTCATTCCCCGCAAGGACCGCCCTCGTCGCAGCAGCGGCTTGATGAAGTGGGATCCATACACCCTCGTTATCACTTTGGACAAGAACGGCGAAGCCGACGGCACCTTGTACGTGGACGACGGCGAAAGCTACGAGTACCAGCGTGGTGCTTACATCCGCCGCAACTTCCACTTCCAGGACTCTGTCCTGTCTTCTCATGACATCGGTACCAAGGGCCCCAAGACCGCCGAGTACTTGAAGACAATGGCCAATGTTAAGGTGGAGAAGATTATTGTTATTGATCCTCCCAAGGAATGGCGGGATAAGGTCAGTGTGACCATCATCGAAGACGGTGCTACGACGGGAACTACTGGCTCGATGCAGTACTTCTCCCAGTCGACTGGAAAGGCTCCGTATGCTATCGTGAAGAAGCCAGATGTTTGCATTGGAGGGACATGGCGGATTGAGTTTTAA
- the NDK1 gene encoding nucleoside diphosphate kinase (BUSCO:EOG09264YKY;~COG:F;~EggNog:ENOG410PHRW;~InterPro:IPR034907,IPR036850,IPR001564,IPR023005;~PFAM:PF00334;~go_function: GO:0004550 - nucleoside diphosphate kinase activity [Evidence IEA];~go_process: GO:0006165 - nucleoside diphosphate phosphorylation [Evidence IEA];~go_process: GO:0006183 - GTP biosynthetic process [Evidence IEA];~go_process: GO:0006228 - UTP biosynthetic process [Evidence IEA];~go_process: GO:0006241 - CTP biosynthetic process [Evidence IEA]), giving the protein MSSEQTFIAIKPDGVQRGLVGPIISRFENRGFKLAALKLATPSKEHLEKHYADLAGKPFFPGLITYMLSGPIVAMVWEGRDVVKTGRTILGATNPLASAPGTIRGDYAIDVGRNVCHGSDSVESAQKEISLWFAEGEVKSYKQAQAEWIYEKP; this is encoded by the exons ATGTCTTCCGAGCAGAC CTTCATTGCCATCAAGCCCGACGGTGTCCAG CGTGGACTCGTTGGCCCCATCATCTCTCGCTTCGAGAACCGTGG CTTCAAGCTCGCTGCCCTGAAGCTCGCCACCCCCTCCAAGGAGCACCTTGAGAAGCACTACGCTGACCTCGCCGGCAAGCCCTTCTTCCCCGGCCTCATCACCT ACATGCTGAGCGGCCCCATCGTCGCCATGGTCTGGGAGGGCCGTGACGTCGTCAAGACCGGCCGCA CCATTCTCGGTGCCACCAACCCCCTTGCCTCCGCCCCTGGCACCATCCGTGGTGACTACGCCATCGACGTTGGCCGTAACGTCTGCCATGGCTCCGACAGCGTTGAGAGCGCTCAGAAGGAGATCTCCCTGTGGTTCGCCGAGGGTGAAGTCAAGAGTTACAAGCAGGCCCAGGCTGAGTGGATCTACGAGAAGCCCTAA
- a CDS encoding uncharacterized protein (COG:S;~EggNog:ENOG410PQ65;~InterPro:IPR018811;~PFAM:PF10306): MALRRPLLSFVRSVSPVSSPKPRRFSTPSPSSTPKDSHSRLRKLNDRLPSFLRSYTTPLLGAPVTHITSFLILHELTAIVPLFGLVGAFHYGNWTPDWGSDGAIDEGIQRFGRWLKKKGWVEEAGVSSANDEVQSRESKSERKGTRLVLEFATAYAVTKALLPVRIAVSVWATPWFARSVLAPLGKGARTLFGRK; encoded by the coding sequence ATGGCACTGCGACGTCCACTCCTCTCCTTCGTCCGTTCTGTCTCCCCCGTCTCTTCTCCCAAACCACGACGCTTTTCCACGCCCTCGCCTTCCTCGACACCCAAAGACTCGCACTCTCGTCTGCGCAAACTAAATGACCGTCTCCCATCTTTCCTACGCTCCTACACAACTCCATTGCTCGGCGCACCAGTAACGCACATCACGTCCTTCCTGATTCTTCATGAGTTGACGGCTATTGTGCCACTGTTTGGATTAGTGGGGGCATTCCATTATGGGAATTGGACGCCAGATTGGGGTTCTGACGGTGCGATTGACGAGGGGATTCAGCGGTTTGGGAGGTGGTTAAAGAAGAAAGGCTGGGTGGAAGAGGCCGGTGTGTCGTCTGCGAACGACGAGGTGCAGTCTAGAGAATCGAAGAGTGAGCGGAAAGGGACAAGGCTGGTGCTAGAGTTTGCAACTGCTTATGCCGTTACCAAGGCACTTCTGCCAGTACGCATTGCGGTGAGTGTGTGGGCAACACCGTGGTTCGCAAGGTCCGTTCTGGCCCCGCTAGGTAAAGGAGCGAGGACCTTGTTTGGGAGGAAATAG
- a CDS encoding methylenetetrahydrofolate reductase (NAD(P)H) MET12 (COG:E;~EggNog:ENOG410PH5R;~InterPro:IPR029041,IPR003171,IPR004621;~PFAM:PF02219;~go_function: GO:0004489 - methylenetetrahydrofolate reductase (NAD(P)H) activity [Evidence IEA];~go_process: GO:0006555 - methionine metabolic process [Evidence IEA];~go_process: GO:0055114 - oxidation-reduction process [Evidence IEA]), with protein sequence MEKLTEKIAALPPNSNYFSLEFFPPKTQMGFANLQARLERMAQALRPLFVTVTWGAGGSTAKRSLELAEVCQRQLQLTTCLHLTCTNMSRALVDQALEEAKVLGIRNILALRGDPPRSEEYNIHGEDDSNKDFMFAVDLVRYIRQQYGDYFCVGVAGYPEGHPADSFQDVQDPHQDLPYLIEKTKAGADFIMTQLTYDLDAFKNYESLLRNHESGVFKTIPIIPGLMPVHSYKIMTRVTKLSHVKVPPHITKKMEEVKHDDDAVKRVGMDVITDIVKGIKKVPSPGIRGFHFYTLNLEKTVSFILERCNLIPDYDENAIEDEGEFNVTSSTLDVAPNGSRLGSKSRASSLNSQPRNRVIVDRKQEKLEDATRDSASHEASAVSAGMPAMPPNPSTTLQISEGLGALGREATWDDFPNGRWGDARSPAFGEIDGYGPSLHVPAPAARRLWGHPVSRSDLNTLFRRHVSGELHMVPWSEGGAEEESGGLNAETAVIRPELLKLIDGRGWWTLASQPAVNGVRSNDPVFGWGPHNEGFVFQKPFVEFFCPDKDFQNSLKPVLEKHGHEKLAWFATNANGDFESSLPAHPAGSDNDDLVEMNPDNVNAVTWGVFRGKEIVTPTIIEEVSFRAWGDEAYRIWDEWRRIYPRGTATERFLEDTKNDVWLVCVVGQEFGAGTEVGSSEEEKEVKWMWRVLAGEE encoded by the exons ATGGAGAAACTCACAGAAAAGATCGCGGCTCTGCCGCCCAACTCGAATTACTTCTCGCTCGAATTTTTCCCGCCAAAGACTCAGATG GGTTTTGCCAACCTCCAAGCCCGTCTGGAGCGTATGGCACAAGCATTGCGACCATTGTTTGTCACTGTCACATGGGGCGCCGGAGGAAGCACCGCAAAGCGATCGCTCGAATTGGCTGAGGTCTGCCAGCGGCAACTGCAATTAACGACATGCCTGCATTTAACGTGTACCAACATGAGTCGGGCCTTAGTGGATCAGGCGCTGGAGGAAGCCAAGGTGCTTGGGATCCGGAATATCCTGGCGTTGCGTGGTGACCCGCCACGGAGTGAGGAGTACAACATCCACGGGGAGGACGACAGCAACAAGGACTTCATGTTCGCGGTGGATTTGGTCCGGTACATTCGTCAGCAATATGGGGATTACTTCTGTGTTGGTGTGGCTGGGTATCCCGAGGGTCATCCGGCGGATTCTTTCCAGGATGTCCAAGATCCACACCAAGATCTGCCCTACTTGATCGAGAAGACCAAGGCCGGCGCGGACTTTATCATGACGCAGTTGACTTACGACCTTGACGCATTCAAAAATTATGAGAGTCTGCTGCGGAATCATGAGTCGGGTGTGTTCAAGACGATTCCTATCATCCCCGGTTTGATGCCGGTGCACAGCTACAAGATTATGACCAGAGTGACCAAGCTGAGTCACGTCAAGGTCCCGCCGCACATTACTaagaagatggaggaagTTAAACACGATGACGATGCGGTAAAGCGCGTTGGTATGGATGTCATCACCGATATTGTCAAAGGGATCAAAAAGGTTCCCTCCCCTGGGATACGGGGATTCCACTTTTACACACTCAACCTTGAAAAGACAGTGTCTTTCATCCTTGAGCGCTGCAACCTGATTCCGGATTATGATGAAAATGCCATTGAAGACGAAGGAGAATTCAACGTCACATCATCTACGCTGGATGTCGCCCCCAATGGCTCTCGCCTTGGCTCAAAAAGCCGTGCTTCATCGCTCAACTCCCAACCGCGCAACCGCGTTATCGTGGACAGAAAGCAAGAAAAGCTGGAGGACGCCACTAGAGATTCTGCGTCACACGAAGCATCTGCGGTCAGCGCTGGAATGCCTGCAATGCCTCCAAACCCTAGCACCACCCTCCAAATCTCCGAAGGACTCGGCGCGCTCGGAAGAGAAGCCACCTGGGATGACTTCCCCAACGGAAGATGGGGTGATGCACGTTCCCCAGCTTTCGGTGAAATTGACGGTTACGGTCCTTCCCTTCACGTCCCAGCCCCCGCCGCTCGTCGACTATGGGGCCACCCCGTATCGCGCTCCGACCTCAACACCCTCTTCCGCCGCCACGTCTCCGGCGAACTACACATGGTCCCCTGGTCCGAGGGAGGCGCAGAGGAAGAAAGCGGTGGTCTGAACGCCGAAACAGCCGTCATCCGCCCGGAACTCCTCAAACTCATCGACGGCCGTGGCTGGTGGACACTCGCCTCACAACCCGCCGTCAACGGCGTGCGCAGTAACGACCCGGTCTTCGGCTGGGGTCCACATAACGAGGGCTTCGTCTTCCAAAAGCCATTCGTTGAGTTCTTCTGCCCGGACAAGGACTTCCAGAACAGCCTCAAACCCGTCCTTGAAAAGCACGGCCACGAGAAGCTCGCCTGGTTCGCCACAAACGCCAATGGTGACTTCGAGTCCTCCCTGCCCGCTCACCCCGCTGGTTCCGACAACGATGATCTTGTCGAAATGAACCCTGATAACGTCAACGCGGTCACATGGGGTGTCTTCCGGGGCAAGGAGATCGTGACACCCACAATCATCGAAGAAGTCAGCTTTCGCGCATGGGGAGATGAGGCCTATCGTATCTGGGACGAGTGGCGTCGCATCTACCCCCGGGGAACTGCAACGGAGCGGTTTCTCGAGGACACAAAGAATGATGTGTGGCTGGTTTGTGTTGTTGGGCAGGAATTTGGGGCCGGGACGGAGGTTGGATCAagcgaggaggagaaggaagtCAAGTGGATGTGGAGGGTTCTGGCGGGAGAAGAGtga